TGGTAGAAGTGGAATTGGTGCTGCGGGACTTATAAAACGGCTCGGCGGGACTGCACTAATTTCAGACAAGAAAGATGCGGCTCATTTCACCGAGTTGCTTCCGAAACTTGCGGCGCAAGGTATCGACGTCGAAACCGGTGGACATGACCGGTTGTTCTCCGAGTTCTTTGACTTTCTAATCGTCTCGCCCGGAGCAGTTCTCAATGACGATCGGATAAAGCTGCTTCGAGCGAACGGGACGCGGATATGGTCGGAACTTGAGTTGGCGTCACGCTGTTTCGACGGCAAGTGGATCGCGGTCACGGGAAGCAACGGAAAAACGACAACGGTTACTTTGATCGACAGCATACTCCGCGAGGCGGGTCTCAAGTCCGAAGCCGTGGGCAACATCGGCACGGCATGGAGCGAACGCTTGCCGTCCAGCGATACGGACGTGTTCGTCGTCGAAGTTTCGAGTTTCCAGATGGAACATACATTTACCGCGAAACCGACCGTCTGCGTTTTGCTCAATGTACTTGAAAACCATTTGGACCGCCACGGTGACATCGAAACCTACGGCGCGTTGAAGCTAAAACTTGCGGCAAAGCAATCGAGTGAAGAGTTCTTAGTCTTGAATCGCGACGACCGTTTTCTCATGTCTCACGGCAGTGAAATCGCTGCAACGAAGAAGTACTTTGGCAGACAACCAGCCGAATGGAATGTCAAAGGCGATTCCCTTTTCTTAAGAAACAGCGAATCCGAAGAACTTGTGCTTTCGACGAGTGAATGGCCTTTGGTCGGACGGCATAACCTTTTAAATGCCGGTGCGGCGGGAGCTGCCGCACATTGTCTCAGTGTCTCAGTTGCAACAATCCGCGCAGGGTTACGAAAAGCAAAGGCAGTTGAACACCGAATCGAAGTTGTCGCAACGATTAACGGTATTCGATACGTCAACGACTCAAAGAGCACCAATCTTACGGCAACTTTGACGGCTCTGGATGCAATTGACGGCAGTGTTGT
This region of Calditrichota bacterium genomic DNA includes:
- the murD gene encoding UDP-N-acetylmuramoyl-L-alanine--D-glutamate ligase: MITTFSGIRFGILGLGRSGIGAAGLIKRLGGTALISDKKDAAHFTELLPKLAAQGIDVETGGHDRLFSEFFDFLIVSPGAVLNDDRIKLLRANGTRIWSELELASRCFDGKWIAVTGSNGKTTTVTLIDSILREAGLKSEAVGNIGTAWSERLPSSDTDVFVVEVSSFQMEHTFTAKPTVCVLLNVLENHLDRHGDIETYGALKLKLAAKQSSEEFLVLNRDDRFLMSHGSEIAATKKYFGRQPAEWNVKGDSLFLRNSESEELVLSTSEWPLVGRHNLLNAGAAGAAAHCLSVSVATIRAGLRKAKAVEHRIEVVATINGIRYVNDSKSTNLTATLTALDAIDGSVVLLFGGRPKRESFSPLAAQLGTKIRRLIVFGEAREKIKSDLGSSKNIEYCDDMTSALEAANRVANYEDTVLLSPGCASFDQFENFEERGKQFKKLVIER